One genomic window of Silurus meridionalis isolate SWU-2019-XX chromosome 22, ASM1480568v1, whole genome shotgun sequence includes the following:
- the arpc1a gene encoding actin-related protein 2/3 complex subunit 1A, which produces MSLHQFLLEPITCHAWNRDRTQIAISPNNHEVHIYKKSGNQWVKAHELKEHNGHITGIDWAPKSDRIVTCGADRNAYVWSQKDGVWKPTLVILRINRAATFVKWSPLENKFAVGSGARLISVCYFESENDWWVSKHIKKPIRSTVLSLDWHPNNVLLAAGSCDFKCRVFSAYIKEVDEKPAPTPWGSKMPFGQVMAEFGGAGSGGWVHSVCFSASGNRLAWVSHDSTVNVVDPTKSSTPSQLKTEFLALLSVTFVSENNIVAAGHDCCPMLFSFDDGGNLTFVSKLDIPKQSIQRNISAMERFRNMDKRATTEDRNSTLETLHQNSITQVSIYEGDKRDCRKFCTTGIDGAMTIWDFKTLESSIQGLRIM; this is translated from the exons ATGTCACTCCATCAGTTTCTCTTGGAGCCCATCACATGCCATGCATGGAACAGGGACAGGACTC AAATTGCCATAAGTCCGAACAACCATGAGGTCCATATATACAAGAAGAGTGGAAATCAATGGGTAAAAGCCCATGAACTAAAAGAACACAATGGGCATATTACAG GCATCGACTGGGCTCCCAAAAGTGATCGGATTGTAACCTGCGGAGCAGATCGCAACGCTTACGTGTGGAGTCAGAAGGATGGCGTGTGGAAGCCCACTCTCGTCATCCTCAGGATCAACCGTGCAGCCACGTTTGTGAAGTGGTCTCCATTGGAGAACAAGTTCGCCGTGGGCAGTGGAGCTCGCCTCATATCTGTTTGCTACTTTGAGTCTGAAAATGACTG gTGGGTAAGCAAACATATCAAGAAACCCATCCGCTCCACTGTCCTCAGCCTAGACTGGCATCCTAACAATGTGCTCCTGGCAGCTGGGTCATGTGACTTCAAATGCAG GGTGTTTTCTGCATACATCAAGGAGGTGGATGAGAAGCCAGCTCCAACTCCATGGGGATCAAAGATGCCATTTGGTCAAGTGATGGCAGAGTTTGGTGGAGCGGGCAGTGGAGGATGGGTCCACAGTGTTTGCTTCTCTGCCAGTGGAAATCGACTGGCCTGGGTCAGCCATGACAGCACTGTGAACGTGGTGGACCCTACAAAAAGCTCAAC GCCAAGCCAATTGAAGACAGAGTTTCTTGCTCTTCTAAGTGTGACATTTGTGTCTGAGAACAACATTGTTGCAGCG GGTCATGATTGCTGCCCAATGCTGTTCAGTTTCGATGATGGTGGAAACTTGACCTTCGTATCCAAGTTGGACATTCCGAAGCAAAGCATCCAGCGCAACATCTCTGCCATGGAGCGCTTCCGCAACATGGACAAGCGGGCCACTACCGAGGATCGCAATAGCACTCTGGAGACCCTTCACCAGAACAGCATCAC CCAAGTGTCTATATATGAAGGAGACAAAAGAGATTGTCGTAAATTCTGCACTACAGGAATCGATGGAGCGATGACCATATGGGACTTTAAG ACTTTAGAGTCTTCTATCCAAGGCCTGCGAATCATGTAA